The following DNA comes from Mucilaginibacter jinjuensis.
GCCGCTTCATTTTGCAATTAATAATTTTGAGATAGGTTTTTCTGTGGCGCTTATTGCCGTGATGATGTTGAAGGAGTATTTCTTCCCCACTATCCGTTTAAAAAGCAATGTTCAGTTTTTCGTGCTTCTCATTGTATTGCTCGTTGCCTCTTATGCCTTTGGGGTATTTAATAATAAACAGTTTATCTACTTTCAATTTTAAGCTATGAAAAAGATTGTAGGCATAACCGTTGTAATACTAACGCTGATTATATTGATCATCTCATCCATCGATGATGTTACCAAATCAATAGCCGATCTTCGGTATGAATCCAAAGGCTGGTGGGGGTCGGACAAGTATATCTATGGCGACCTTTACGGGTTTTCATATCTCCCTCATTTCAGGATGAAGGACCAAAAAGGGAAAAGAAATTTTATTACTTTCCAAACACCTCAACAATTTAAGGATATTGATATATACGCTATGTGCGATAGCTATACCGGGGAGTTGTTTAGTGAGCCATCCTTGTTTTATCATGTTGATAAAACACAGTTCGCGGTGCTAAGCAACAGGCAAACTGTACCGGCAAAACTGGATCCGCATAAAAGAAATATACTGGTTTTAGAGACCAGCGAACGTAACGTGAGGCCTGTGTATAAAGACACGGCTTACTTAACCCATTTTCTGGATTTTAATTCCGGCGAGCAAAATAACGATCAGGCAGGTGGGGCTAAACCGGCAAAAAAGATCAAACTAAAATTTAAGCTGAAAGATATCGACCCGAATATTGAATTTAACATTTGGGATTACCGCTTTTTAACACCATTTAAAGAACTTAAGGCCCAGGTGTCATACAGTATGTTTAACCGGGTCAATCACGATGTGTACGTATCAGACGACCAAAAGTATTTGCTGTTTGCCAAAACCATTGATACCGTAAACCTCGAAAGTGCCTTTAAACCCATTGGGAAACCCGAGCTAAACGACATTATAAACACCATGAACAGGGCTTATGATTATTACAAATCCAAAGGTTTCGACGAGGTGTATATAGCCATTATCCCTAACCCGGTTACCATATTGTACCCACATTACAAGGGCAATACTTATAACGAGCTGATCCCGCTTATTCAGAATAACAAAGCGCTAAAATGTAAGGTGATTGATGCTTATACACCGTTCAAATCTTCTAAAGCGCATTTGTACAGCTACTCTGATACGCATTGGACCTTTGATGGCGAAAAGGTGTGGCTATCATTATTGAATAAAGAATTGAGAGCGGGAGAGAAGTTTCAGAAATAACATACGCGATATGATTAAGCTAAGAATTAATATCGAACACAGAATGTCCAATATTGAATAATGAAGGCAATACCTTCGATGTTGGAAATTCAAAATTCGTTATTATTCAATCCTGGCGCAATTACATTGTGCCTTTTAAACAAAGCAAATTAGCCTTTTAAACAAAACACCCGCTTGTTTTTAGACCGAATTTTGTTGCATCAATTTTATTAAGATGACAACAAATTCAAATTCCGAAAAATTAGTACTCGTAACAGGCGGCGCCGGTTTTATTGCGGTGCATTGCATCCTGCAATTATTAAATGCCGGTTACCGGGTAAGGGCAACCCTGCGCTCGTTAGCCCGCGAACCACAGGTAATAGCTATGCTGAAAGAGGGCGGGGTAAACGCAGGAGACAATCTCACTTTTATACAGGCCGATCTTTCGGCTGATGATAATTGGAAAGAAGCCGTAGATGGCTGTACTTATGTTATCCACGTAGCTTCGCCAACACCCAAATTAGATTTTAAACATGAGGACGAAATGATCATCCCGGCGCGGGAAGGTGTTTTACGCGTTTTGCGTGCCGCGAGAGATGCAGGTGTTAAACGCGTGGTGCTGACATCGGCAATAGGAGCTATCATTTATGGACACGCCGCCAACCAAACAACGCCTTATGATGAAACCTGGTGGACGGAAACTGTGAATGCACCGGCTTACCAGAAATCTAAAACACTGGCCGAAAAAGCTGCCTGGGCATTCATTGAGCAGGAAGGAAATGGCATGGAGTTAACGGCTGTAAATCCAACAGCAGTAATGGGGCCGGTACTGGGCGCTGATTATTCGCACTCCATCGATATTATTAAAAATATGCTGACCGGTAAAATGACGGGCTGCCCTAAAATTAATTCTTGTTTTGTTGATGTGCGTGATGTGGCCGATCTGCACCTGCGCGCCATGACCAACCCGGCAGCTAATGGAGAGCGTTTTATTGCTACGGCAGGCGAAAGTATCTGGATGGTTGATGTGGCGAAGATCCTGAAAGCAAATCTTGGTGAGGCGGCTGCCAAAGTAAGCACCAAACAATTACCTACTACCTTGCTACGTGCCCTGGCGATGACAGATTCGAAGATAAAAAGCATCGTTCCTTTACTGGGTATTAATATGAACACCACCAGCGCCAAAGCAATCAGCTTACTGGGTTGGTCACCGCGTTCGAGAGAAGAAGCAATTGTGGCTACAGCAGAGAGCCTGATCAGGTTGGATCTCCTCAATAAATAATTACTTAAATTTACATTGATGGAAATAGCGGGCGCGGCTAATATTGGGGATATCTTTATTTCGTGCAAGAAAGAGAAGCATTACAGCCGGGAGGTAATTTTGCCGCGACCCGCATTGGTGCGGGTATATGCCGGTGAAATGCGGATTGCCTCTGCCGATAGGGTGTTTACTTTTTATGCGGGTGATACCATATTGCTGCCCCGTAACCAATTGGGTAGGTTAAGTAAGCTGCCTTTAAACGGGGAGCCATTTAAGTCTATATCTATTGTTTTTAGTCGCGAAAAGCTTCAACAGTATTACAGCACCCATCAAATTAACGTTGTACAGGAAAATATTCCGAAGCTCAAGGTATTGCCTGAGCATCCATTGTTGGATAGTCTTTTCGATTCCCTTTTACCTTACTTTAAACTAGCCGATGTATTACCGCCAGATATCGCTGTTTTTAAAGTAGAAGAAGCCATCCGCGTGCTGCGTGCTGTTGATGAAAATGTTGATAGCATGCTTGGCCAATTTGAAGAGCCTGGCAAAATTGACCTGGTTGATTTTATGGACAAGAACTACATGTTCAACCTCTCCCTCGAAAAATTTGGCTACCTAACCGGCCGAAGCCTCACTACATTTAAAAAGGATTTTAAAAAAGCATTCAAAATTACGCCCGGCAAGTGGCTTACCCAAAAACGCCTGCAACTGGCACACTACCAGATCGTCGAAAAAAACAGGAAGCCATCAGAGGTTTATTTTGATGTAGGCTTCGAGAACTTGTCGCACTTCTCGTTCGCTTTTAAAAAGCAGTTTGGGTATAATCCATCTGCATTAGGCTATTGATTTTATATCGGCTTTATCTTCTAAATTTGCGAAGTGGAAGATATCCTGAGAAATCAAATAGAAAAGATTGTAAAGCTAACAGACGAGGAGTTTCAATTTGTATTGTCGCATTTTTCAACCAAAACCTTCAGGAAGCATCAGTATGTTTTACAAGCGGGCAACCCTGCCCCTAATGACCATTTTGTTGTAAAAGGGTTACTTAAGTCGTTTTATTTGGACGAAACAGGCAAAACCCATATTCTGCAATTTGCGATGGAAGACTGGTGGATCTCCGATCCGCAAGCTTATCACAACGCACTTACTGCAACCTTGAATATTGATTGTCTTGAAGATACGCAGGTTTATATAATTTCTTTGGATAACCGGGAGAAACTTTGTGCCGAATCCCGCAAAATGGAATACTTCTTCAGGAAAAAGACACAGGCCGGATACATTGCCTTGCAAAAGCGCATTCAATCATTAATGACCTTAAGCGCCAAAGAGCGGTACGATCAATTTATCCAGCTATATCCCCAACTTTCACAACGCCTCCCAAAATCGCTGATCGCTTCTTACTTAGGTATTTCGAGAGAAACATTAAGTCGTATGTCTGATCATTGATGTGATCTACCGCACATGCATTTTGTGAGGTATGTCCTGTGTTGTCAGTTATGCGTTAGCCAATTTTGCATTGTCAAAAAAATCTAACGAATAACATCATGAATCAAATAGCATTAGTAGTTGGGGCAAGCGGCATAGCAGGCAGTAACCTGGCCGAAAAACTAATCTCGAAAGGCTGGGCCACCTACGGTTTAGCCCGTAACCCAAATCAAGAAATTAAAGACCTTCAACCAATAGCTGCAGATCTGTTAAGTGTCGATAGCCTGAAATCTGCACTGGCTGGTATATCTCCAACGCATGTTTATATTACCAGCTGGATGCGCAACGATACCGAAGCAGAAAACATTAGGGTAAACAGC
Coding sequences within:
- a CDS encoding helix-turn-helix domain-containing protein; protein product: MEIAGAANIGDIFISCKKEKHYSREVILPRPALVRVYAGEMRIASADRVFTFYAGDTILLPRNQLGRLSKLPLNGEPFKSISIVFSREKLQQYYSTHQINVVQENIPKLKVLPEHPLLDSLFDSLLPYFKLADVLPPDIAVFKVEEAIRVLRAVDENVDSMLGQFEEPGKIDLVDFMDKNYMFNLSLEKFGYLTGRSLTTFKKDFKKAFKITPGKWLTQKRLQLAHYQIVEKNRKPSEVYFDVGFENLSHFSFAFKKQFGYNPSALGY
- a CDS encoding Crp/Fnr family transcriptional regulator, which translates into the protein MEDILRNQIEKIVKLTDEEFQFVLSHFSTKTFRKHQYVLQAGNPAPNDHFVVKGLLKSFYLDETGKTHILQFAMEDWWISDPQAYHNALTATLNIDCLEDTQVYIISLDNREKLCAESRKMEYFFRKKTQAGYIALQKRIQSLMTLSAKERYDQFIQLYPQLSQRLPKSLIASYLGISRETLSRMSDH
- a CDS encoding SDR family oxidoreductase → MTTNSNSEKLVLVTGGAGFIAVHCILQLLNAGYRVRATLRSLAREPQVIAMLKEGGVNAGDNLTFIQADLSADDNWKEAVDGCTYVIHVASPTPKLDFKHEDEMIIPAREGVLRVLRAARDAGVKRVVLTSAIGAIIYGHAANQTTPYDETWWTETVNAPAYQKSKTLAEKAAWAFIEQEGNGMELTAVNPTAVMGPVLGADYSHSIDIIKNMLTGKMTGCPKINSCFVDVRDVADLHLRAMTNPAANGERFIATAGESIWMVDVAKILKANLGEAAAKVSTKQLPTTLLRALAMTDSKIKSIVPLLGINMNTTSAKAISLLGWSPRSREEAIVATAESLIRLDLLNK